Genomic window (Paenibacillus sp. PK3_47):
ATCATGTAAACTCCTCCCTTTTGGCGGGATTAACGGGAGCTGGTGGTAATTTCAACCGTTTTAGCAGCCGCTATATAACCTACTTTTGCACCGAGAGCTTCTGCAATTACACGCACCGGTACATAGGTTACTCCGTTTTCTACTCTGCCGTCAGCAACTTTGACCCCGTTCACTTTTACCGCAGCAATGGTTTCACTTTTCACAGCCTCCTCCTCCTTCTCCTCCATCCGCTTATAAGCGGCAGCAATCTGCGCTTCAGAAGGTCTAAGCCCTGCACGCAGGCCTGAAATCGATATCCCAAAGCTCATTTGAAAATGCGGGTAATCCTTGAAGCTGGTGAAGTCTCCGCCCCACTCCAATCCGATTGCTTTCGCCTGCTTCACTACCTCCTGCCAATCTGCAATACCGTCATTGTTCCCGTCACGTTTCATATCCCATGATGCATGGGAACCGCCTGGCAGCAGCAGCGCAAAGTCTATGGCGAGTCCATAGTTATGGTAACTGTATCCGCCGCGGGCATTGGTGACGATAGCTCCCGGCTTCGTACGTCCCTGGGCGTACAGCGCATCCTGCTCTGCAGCTGTTCTCAGCCCTTGGGTAATGAGAATCGGGACACCGCTAACGTAACAGCGCTCGATCAGCTTCTCGGCGGCGGCGAGCACAACAGGATGCAGGCCGGCCAGACGGGATGCTGACTTATTTTTGATTTGTGTCAGGGTCAGCATGTGTGAGTTCTCCTTTTTTGATCTCGGACAGCACAATGAACAGGTCCTTGCGCTTGCTGTACATTAACCAGGTCAGGATGACCAGTCCTAGTGTTGTTCCAGTCTGGGCAGCTGCCCATGCCTGTGAATAAAGTGACGCCATAACCGTATCCGCACCGGACACCGTATAGAATCTGATCCAGAAAGCGACAGCCATTTTCACGGTGTAAGCCCCCAGAAAAAAGAACGCGGCCAGCATAAACAGACTGACTACGCGTACACGGAATCTTTTGCGGAAATAAAAAAACAGCGCCGCCATCAGCATAAGCGCACAAACAAACGATATGGAATATGCAATGAACAATGCAATATCAATGATGCCCATCCTCTACACCTCGGTCATAAATTAAAAATTCGGCAAATCCGTTGTTCCGGATCTCTTCCTGTATGTCTTCTGAGACATTCTTGTACCGGCGAATCGAGAGAGTGATCCGGCTTGATGCCTGTCTAAGCTCTCTCTCCCTACCGCGATGTAGGGGCGATAGCCGTTTGATCCAGCTGCTCAGCACGTTATCCTCCCCTGTCTTCGTCATTTCCGCTGCCTGCGGCGTGATCAATTTTCAGTCTCTGCAGTACTTCAAGCGTCGGTGCCATGAAATCGGAACGCTCTTTGTCGAGTATATTCTGCAGGCGGTCCCTGTCATCCTCAGCACGTTCCAGCAGCTCGCGCGGCACCAGGTTCCCTTTTACAATCGATCTCAGCAGCACCAGAAAAATCGCCAGCAGTACCAAAGCTACTATATAAGCAAGCCCGTACTGGTCCGCCAGCGGCAGCAGCTTTTCCAAATTCGCAATATCGTTGCTATTCATCCCCCCACTCTCCCTTCTGCCGTGATTGTAAAAAGAAAGCCCCCGGAAGGGGGCAAAATAAGGGCGCTATTGTGGATGCTATTTTTCTGTCAGGTATTCCAAGTCTTTGTCTACCAGAATAGCCTTTACGTCCGGCTGCAGTGTTGCAGGTACCTCGCTATATTTAGTCTTGCCCAAAATAACGCGCTGTGCGAAAAAAATAGCTAACATAATGTTCGCCTCCTTTCAGCTTTAATATGAGCGATCAGATGTTATCGATGATCACTGATACACTTGTGTGGCAAGTTCAGCAATCAGATCTTCGATAAAGTCCGAACGCTCAGACTGGGCGCTGATCTGCGCCTTGAGGAGTTTGTTTTCATTTTCCAGCCGGTCAGCTTTATCCGCGATTGTCTCCGGCGGTTCCGGCTCTGGCAGCTGTTGAAGCTCTTCCCATGCTGCTTCCAGCTCCTCCATTGTCGGCTGGGGAACATCCAGGTTCCATGCGGCGATATATGGACCGCGTTCTACTAGATCGTAATCCTCGCCCACGGTCAGCAGAGAGTAATCCACTCCATAATAGTAGTGAACACCCTCAACATACTCGACCGGAACCTCGGAGTTCTCGCGTTCCAGCTCTTTGATCTTGTAGCGGACGCGGCCCTTCTCTTCAGCACCAGGACGGAGGACAGGCTGCAGCCCGTCGTCCTGGACGATATAGTCATGTAGAGGATCCGCGTTCGGGTATACGTGTTGGATTGCCAGTGATATATTCATTCTTCTTCCTCCTTTGTTATGCTACTCGCGTGATCCAAATGTTGGAGTACGTTCCATCTGAAGAAAGAGTAGCTCCGGATGGTTTGTCCGTCCACAAAAGCACCTCAATAATAGTGCCTGCAGGCATATCGAGCGTAATAGTACCGCCCACAATCACAGTACCGTTAATATTTGATGCCTGTCCCCCCAGCATCCACGAGTGATTGCCGTTTATGTTAAGTCTTAAGTGCGCGTTCATTGCTTCTCCGTTATTATCGAATGCAGTCTTTGCGGAGATAGAATATATGCCAGCCTCCCTGTTAACGAATCTCGACAAGTTATAATCGTATTCGTTACGTTGGTCGCTGTACTCCCCTCCGTAATTGACCTTTGTCCAAGTAAGCCGGGGAACAAATTGCATTGCGATAGGCCCAGCGCCACAATAACTCCGTTGAGATTGTGTATTGTCGCCCCACGGGTTTACAGCGCCCATACCAGTAGTAACTATGCCGCCGTCGTTTGTTCCTGCCTGCACGTTACCCACTATGGAATCATAGGAACCGTGAATACGGCCGCCATATGCCGCCTGGTATATAGTTGCGTTTCCACTGCCCGAATTTGATTGAGATAGTATCTCCCCGTTAGTGTGGGCATAAAGTACCGCCGTCGAACGTCTGGAGAATACACAGTTATTTACATACGCTTTAGCGTTCTCGGCGTGCAAGGCTACAGGCGAACCGCCTAAATCAGAACGGATATACTGGAAAAACGCTTCGGTACAGGATATCGCTTGCATGGCGTTTAACGTCGTATTTGTAAGGTTAAACCCGATAAACTCAGTGCGACAGGTGTTCCGTATAAATGAAACTTGGCCCGTGATCGTGTGCGTGGTAGCGGCGGACGCTGCCCCGGCAATCTTGAGCATTCCGCCCCCGGAAAACCCTCCAACATATACAGGCTCATTATACGTGCCTGGAGCGACGTAGATCGTAATACTGTGGGTGATCACTTGAGGCAATGCCCCAATAGCTGCGCCTATAGTTTTAAATGCGCCACCACTGGTATTCATCAGCCCGTTATTAGCATCGTTCCCGTCTGGCCGAACGTAATAAACCTCAGCCCAAGAAGAAGACTGTGCTACAATCCTCGCGAGTCCGTCTTTGTTCTTAGTCACCAGATTACCAGTCAAGGCGTTTACTTCAAAAGTGTTTAGCCAGGAATCAGAGTTCCCCCCTGGAGGACGATACCACATCCGGAATCCTGGGGATGCCTTAGTCACGTCTACCGCCATT
Coding sequences:
- a CDS encoding XkdW family protein; this encodes MNISLAIQHVYPNADPLHDYIVQDDGLQPVLRPGAEEKGRVRYKIKELERENSEVPVEYVEGVHYYYGVDYSLLTVGEDYDLVERGPYIAAWNLDVPQPTMEELEAAWEELQQLPEPEPPETIADKADRLENENKLLKAQISAQSERSDFIEDLIAELATQVYQ
- a CDS encoding M15 family metallopeptidase yields the protein MLTLTQIKNKSASRLAGLHPVVLAAAEKLIERCYVSGVPILITQGLRTAAEQDALYAQGRTKPGAIVTNARGGYSYHNYGLAIDFALLLPGGSHASWDMKRDGNNDGIADWQEVVKQAKAIGLEWGGDFTSFKDYPHFQMSFGISISGLRAGLRPSEAQIAAAYKRMEEKEEEAVKSETIAAVKVNGVKVADGRVENGVTYVPVRVIAEALGAKVGYIAAAKTVEITTSSR